TATATgtatttcaacaacaaatgaatagtTTCGGTATACCGACAATCGATATTAATGGTGAAAGCCAAATGGGTACAATGATCTATGAATTAACGGTGAATAATGGAACACGATGTTCAACGGGAAATTCCTATATCGATCCAAATCCATATCCAAATAATCTACATATAATGGCCAATTCATTTGTGACAAAAATACTTTTCgaacataataatcaaaccaATAATATTACAGCCATTGGAGTTGAATTCATACGCAATGGAAATAATTATACGGTTATGGCAAATAATGAAGTTATACTTTCAGCAGGtaaagaaccaaaaaaaaaattcaatttattaatttgattttttttctatcaattGGAAAACAAACAGGATGTATTGCATCACCACAAATCCTGATGCTTTCAGGCATTGGTCCACGTCAACATCTTGAATCGATGAACATTACGGTGATTGCCGATTTACCTGttggtgaaaattttcaagatCATGTTTTCatacatcattattatggagTAAAAAATCATAGTCTATTGAATGAAGCTGTTGGACCAACTGTTGAACAATTATATGAATATTATATCAATCAAACTGGTCCTTTGACACAATTACCGAATTCAATTACATTTTTTAGTACAAAAACTAATGATAATCCTGAATGGCCTAATGCTGTTATCGATGTTAATGCATATAGTGTATTAAGAAATCTTACTGAAACTGTTTCATCATATGGAATAAATTTACAACAATGGGCAGATTTCTGGACACCATATTTGGGTAAACAATATCTTCTGGTTACATCAGCCATTTATCGAACATATAGTCGTGGTACTATACGTTTAGCAACGAAAAATCCATTTGATCAACCATTAATCGATCCACGTTATCTTAGTGATCCACGTGATCTACAAGCATTAGTGGATATGACTAAAATTCTATTCTATGTAACACAGACTGGTGAATTTCCAAAATATGCAGAAATATTTTCACAACCAATACCGGGTTGTCAATTCTGTCCAGATAGACCATTATATCAATGTGATAGTTATGTACGTTGTATAATCAGACAAGTAGCTGATACTGCATTACATCCAGGTGGTGCATGTCGTATGGGATCAACAAATCGTACTGATATTGTTGTCGATCCAAGATTACGTGTAATTGGCGTTGATCGTTTACGTgtaattgattcatcaattataCCGGAATTGGCAAATGCAAATACACATGCAGCATCGGTTATGATTGGTGAACGTGGTGTacaatttatcattgatgaattatcatcatcagcgtcatcgatttgatcaagaaaaaaaaatgattaacgaaaaaaaaagacaacagCGACAGTAACAAATATTtaacattaatttttttttctataattataaaaaaaaattgatggtcATATTTATGAAgtgaaaaagagagagaaaattttttttccattgaattaaATACTTATAGCACGTGTTTataaatggcaaaaaattaattgatatttttaaGATATTAataagcaacaacaacggaaaaaaaaggaaataaatcgataaacatgaatttttgtGGCTGGGCGCAGGGCTGCGCTGATGAGCTTGAGTATGGGGATATCGAtcaggcaaaaaaaaaaaaaaaagaaaaaaaaattcacaattcaCAATCATTCGCATTCGATTGGATTGgaccatgaaaaaaaaacgaaattgatgataatcatcattggcgTTAATCGGTatggtagttttttttcttcgtttgtttgtttgtttcctacattaatttcattaaccaaaacaaaaaattaaaatttttctatagaaaaatgattaatatccctgatgatgatgatgatgatgatgatggcgacttatgacaacaacgatgaaattgtcattgtcattggattttttttttgaaatattataattgataattgataattgataatcaaattgagtggtgcacaaaaaaaaattaaaattaaactGTGTTCTATATtgattgtgtgtatgtggtgTGATGACGTagaaatagtgaaaaaaaaaatacacaaagattcgaaaaattttttttttgtgagaaaaaaaaatttaaatttaaaattttctcattaccatcatcatcatcatcaatggaaattcatgaaaaaaaaagaattgaaaatgattgttttccttgaaaattaataaaatttaaatttaattttttttttaacatttaAATCCAGATAAACAAACCATTAAAAATAGGtaaacaagcaaacaaatccattaagtattttttttctgttttttttttgttttcttgaattctaatgacaatgaaattttttttttttagcgtTTTGTTCATACATTTCctgttttgttgataaacGTAAAATCCtgtgcgaaaaaaaacaaatcaatcgaacAACGACTAAATCaacaatttaatcaattgcCGGCCggctaatcatcatttattacaAAAATGTTGGTCTCTCTCACTAACTAACTCGTCGAGATAATcgattgcaatttttttttcgcactTTATGCATTTGTTATTTCATTTCCTCCCCTTGAATTTATCATATCAAacagtgaaacaaaaaaattccaaaatacagaaaaaaccCGTTGATCATTTATCCtccaatatcatcatcatcataaaatgagGATATATATAGgatatggttgttgttgttgtttcttttttttttggtttttttttgtttacatcaTAATGTACCGAAGgtttcattgtgtgtgtgtgtgtttacgTGACAGTTTATTagtgatttcattttttttataattttttttgggtttttaatttcgaaattaattttccaCATTAGTgaagttttattttcaatataattttGAAGGATTTTAATGCCATATTGCAAGCGAgatgtgattttttgtttttgtttgtttattatgaaaaaacaaatttggtttgtttgtttgtttttttttattactttttggaataatttttttactgCATCGATTGTGGTTGTTGCAGCcgtgatgaaataattttgttttgaaaacaaaattataaaaatgacATTCAACAGGgacgatcatcatgatgacgcattcagatttttttctctctctctctctttttttgatataGAATATTCATGACAAGCggttcaaaaatgaaaatcaacagaaaaaaaattgggcaCCACTATttttaaaacgaaaaaaaaagattgcaCCATTACAAGATTCACGTCATCAATGTGTGGATGATTGTGACTAGATTAGATTAAGTAATgaagagagagatagagaaaaaaaaacagtacaTCTTCaacatgaattgaatttaattgaataaaaaaaaaattatcatcatatatcaggaatttggatttttcatattcatggCCATTCATAGCCACagaccaatcatcatcatcagcaggtatattttctttttcaagtaacgaaacaaaaaaagaaaagaaaaacatgttgattatgatgattagtaCACTAaaataagatgatgatgatgaatatttcaggttcaagttttttttcgttgttgttgttgttgttgttagaaaaaaatatatgtgtgtgtctctGTGTGGATTCCATtggacgttttttttcatgtgacTAATTATTTCACATGCACTTTCACTTTcacttttattttgttgagaaaaaagaggcttttttttgtcattgacAATCATTGAGAATTATCGATCGAtagaataatttaaattcaatttagtgagaaaaaaaaacgatgatgattgtgacgacgatgatgatgatgtgatttgatttgacatGTGTGATGACATTCGACaagatattttttcattttcattatcaactaATTAGTAATtcttcggtttttttttcattcgtttcgTTTGATCAAACAAGcgaatagtagtagtagtagtagtgaaTAAGTAATTGGTTTGCCggttttttccaataatcaatttgcagcagcagccaaaagatggaaaaaaaattagccctttttttcccaatataggaattgaattgaattgaatataaatgaatgaataatgatcatcatcatcatcatcgttgattCTAAGAACAAttgattggttggttggttggttctGTGGTGcaattttctttggtttttcgttcgtttgttcgtttttgtttctttgtatttacattttttttgttttgtttgtctgtttgtttgtttttgtcttatgtttttgttttgattttgattttggtcGATAATATAAACACATGCAtgaataaacacaaacacaaacacaatgtTGCGGatggcaaacaaaaaaaaattcattttcatggccaatgatttttcaatttgatgatgccaccaaatggatgaatgaaccAACCAACAAACCAACTAACGTTCGAAActctttttctcttgctttttcttcaaaaaaaacgtaacACGTACAGAATGActgataaacaaacaaaacgaaaaatttagtgattgtcattgtcattcgaaaaattcttttttttttcttcttcatcgtcgtcttcaataacaacaaaaattttttttgttttttgttttgtttcgcaATCAAAGACGATATTCtagattaatcaatcaatcaatcaattatcatttccgtaaccaaaacaaaaaatgaaaatgaagctaatcatttgtttcaattggaaaatcaattttttttcttgtcttcACCATAGAATTTGTCGTTTGTCTGtttgagacaaaaaaaatggacataaAAACGTgacattaaatttttttttctaaaaataaataaatataaggacatcatcatcatcaagaatcaatgatcaattattaaCGATTCGATTGTCaaattatcgtcatcatcatgtcacataataatcaaatatatctatctatctatctatataaGTGGCTGCTCATCCGTTTTGGTTGATTACACATCTGCATTTCATGGTGTATGGCGGCATGTATAAGTGcatttggtttgtttttgttttttgtttttgttttctgtttttgtttttttgttttttatttgtttgtttttttatttccaatgtgtttgtttttttcagatgtaaaaatataatttccATAAATATATTCGTATATTCGTAAATATAAAACGTAATTATCGTCAAattttggagaaaaaaaaataaatgaagaagaaaaagaagaagaaaatctaTTAATCTGCAACtactatcattattatgcATTTTAATGGTTGAATGTACGTTTAAATAATTAAGAATtcatcatgtgtgtgtttgtgaaaaGATGATTTAATCACTTTCACTACTAAATTGATGAAGATAATCATTCTTATcctttttaaattaattaaagaataaaaacaaatccaCTGcaagcaccaccaccattaccaacaacaacaacaacaaccaccacaacaGGTAAAAATAGGTGTAAACgaaatctcttttttttctttcaccaAAAGCTAAAACCTGAATTTATGCAGAATTTCTTCTGCTATTCACCAATTATGAATTGTGAAGAAAATCTAAAcctttcatttattcattcaattcattttcaatcctGATTTACATGTAGTTtcttcaagatttttttttttgctcttctcattcatatatataagaTAATTTATCTTTTATGATCATGTTTATGTTATTCATGGTTAATCCAATGTGGTAATGGTAAAatcaaagaacaaaaaaaaaactatactGAAATTCTCAAGGTTATATTCTGTACGTATTTTACGTTTACATTTACATACAttttatatatcatcatcatcatcattatcatcatctaaaaGCTTCGggcgattgatttttgttttttttttcggaaaaaaaaatctttttttttacactttattttattaatttgtttagtttttttctttctctctctctctcacttcattttcatgattcatcaaagattttttttttctttttggccaagaaaatcatttcatttttagttTTAATTTCTCCCTGTATCAGTCTCTCTCTCGAGCTTAAACTTGTGATTGCTCCATTAagatccacacacacacacattgaaacaaaaaaaaaaaatttttttttttgcgtatATACCACATACATTGTCATCGATGACAACGATTttgttctgttctgttctgttttttttttttttttttttttttttgtttcttcattttcttcccattcctttttgttgttgtttattgaaatataataataatactacTTTTGTTCCTTGATCCGCATCTATCCATTTTATCCAACATACAATTGATCACATTCAATAAAACCAAGTGGTAAGTAatagcaaacaaacaaacaaattgaatgaatgaatgaaaatttttttttttcattttgaaacaaacaaacaaaaaaaaacgcgcgccattgatatattttaattttgtttttttttgtttgtttgcttgtttgcTGTTTtgtagatcatcatcatcatcatcatcattgtaattttcaaatgaaacttGTTGTACATATTGTTGTTTccgatacaaaaaaaagtgagaaaaaaaaatttgaaattttaccggaaaattgaaattttttcgttgttgttgttgttgttgtaaccACAAatccaatttattcaaaaaaaaaagagaaaagttCATTGTCGGTGTTATGTAtttgcatgtgtgtgtgtgtgtgtgtgtgtgtgtgtctgtttcgagtttatatcatcaccaaattgGGTTCGtgattgacaattttcaatttcaaaattcatttgattgactGGTTCACAATCGAtacgatcaatcgattgatgattgattgattgattggatactttatttcaaatgaatgtacacaaatcatcatcttcatcttcataatcatcatcattgttgttgtagttatATGAtgtgaatttgattattcattcaaccaaaaccatttgtgtgtgtgtgtgtgtgtgagtatCTGTACATTATGCGTGGGTATTGTTcgtccataataataatttgattgattctgaTCATTTtctctgaaaaaaaaatgttaatgatgaataaaccatgatcatgatcatcatcatcatttgaaataatcattttttttgttgttgttctgtgATTTTCTTGtctgaaaatgatgatgatgattgaatccaatcatcatcatcatcaacatcgaccaCCAACAATTGTTGCTTACATGATTTGAAATCGATATGGTTATTTTCTTTGATCATGAAcacggcaaaaaaaaaacgagagagCGAGagatagaaaattttttacacaattaaattgaaatttttccacaccagaaaaaaaaattatatatacTCATCATTAAAATAGTACATTTGAcgtcaattaatttttttttttgttcactatagaaataaaatcaattacctactaatcattgattttcgatgtgattttttttgttttgttttgttttgtttgacatttatgtatattgatcaacaattgatGGTGCTTGCTGTTcaccattcaattcattcgatgatattgttgtcatcattgataaacagtgacaattgatttttttttcttttggctaaagaatattctatcttttttttaaaaaaatacagaaagaaaaatgagcAACACAgaagaaattattaatttatcattatcatcaccggCGCCGTcgccgtcgtcgtcgtctgaACAGCATCCTGTTGTCGAAATAGAATcgaatcattcaaatatggtaataatacaatcgaataataataataatgatgataatgatgaaaaattgctTAATAATGACGAAATAAAGGATAATTCTGAtgaccaatcatcatcgtcatcgtcatccaCATCCACATCcacatcctcatcatcatcatcatcatcatcattgcactcttcgtcatcatcgttatcattgaAGCCACATTCacagcaatcatcatcaataacaatggaaatgaaaaatgagaaacaaccagaaaaatcatcatcatcatataataataataataatgatgatgacaatataaAACGGAAAGATTCGTCACAGGAAGAGATTGTACAgaaattaatgaatcaagTTCAATcttatataaatgaatgttttgaaaTGGAAGAGatgccagaaaaaaatactaataataacgattcatccacatcatcatcgaaaccAGTGATTAATCAAGATTTATCATCAGTTGCCATTTTGCCAATTGAAGtgaataatcaacaacagataGTTGAAACAAAACCACAATTTAATGTGACACCagtcaataacaataacaacaacaacaacaacaacagcagagTGATGACAATACCATCAATTCATATTACGAATGAACATGGACAAGATAGAAGAATCAGTATcgatataaatcatcaaaataataataataatgatacacAAACATCCATggataataacaacaacaacaacaacaacaacaattcttcatataaacaacaaaaacaacaacaaaaagtggCAGTTGTGATTAAAAAtgtatcattttcatatacgaaaaaaacaaatgttttaTCCAACATTAATTTGGTTGTTCCAAAaggtaaaaattttcattcattcactttctctctatctttctctatgaaatttttttttctatgcaaagtgaaaaaaaattcatgtcaTCGACTGTGAACAAAAATCtgataatttcattgaaaaaaaatttttttcctatccATTTTATCTGATCATTTGGTTTATTAGCTTTTTTTCCGGTTTCAAGTTTCTTGGCCATTCATGATcagcacaaaaaaaattgaaaattcatcaagtttattatttttcaatgtgtttttctttatttttcgtaattttttttttgtcaatataGCTCAAATATTCGCATTACTAGGTGCGAGTGGTTGTGGCAAGACAACATTATTGAGGATAATATTGGGTCGATTAAAACCGAAAAAAGGTGATGTACAAGTATTCGGTGCACGACCAGGTGgaattcattcgaatattCCGGGCAGTGGTGTTGGTTTTATGCCACAAGAATTGGCAATGTTTCCATCATTCACTATAGCCGAAACATTATACTATTTTGGTTTATTACATCACATTCCTAAAGATGAAATTATCAAACGGACAGATTTTATGATCGAACTATTAAATCTACCGCCTAAAGATCGtaaaattgaacaatgtAGTGGTGGTCAACAACGTCGTGCATCGATTGCATTaacattatttcattcaccaccattattaatATTGGATGAACCAACTGTTGGTGTTGATCCATTATTACGACTTAAAATTTGGCAATACTTAGAATATTTATGTATCAATAATCGTATGTATATAATGGAAATctaaattaatgaaaataataataatttttatttttataatcattttcatcaggAATGACCATCATAATTACCACACATTATATTGAAGAATCACGTAGAGCCAATAATTTAGCATTCATGCGTTTCGGTAGAATTTTGGCACAAGATTCACCAGATTCATTATTACAGAAATATAATACAACCGTATTGGAAGATGTTTTCTTACAGCTATGTCAACATGATTGTGGtgaaattaaacaaaaacattcattgaaaaaacaagattCATCTAAAGAACAGACTGACATCTATGAACCTGAATTGGAACAAATTCgttcaaaattttataattttacTGTTGATAAAATCCGATTGAAAGCATTATTCTTTAAGAATATTGTCAATCTCAAAAGgaatccattattattctttttctttctattatTACCTACTATACAAATTGTTCTATTCTGCATATCAGTATATAAATCTCCTGATAATATTGaggtttcaatttttaataatgatacaaAACCACTTTCGAAACGATTTCTGGATCTAATTGATGAACGATTATTACGTGTATGTATAATTTATATaatcgattatgattattattaattgtgattaattttaatttttgactTTTACACACAGGTAAACCATTATAATTCATTAGATGAAGCAATACAAACGGTAATCAATGGAAAAGCATGGCTGGCTATCGAAATGAGTGATAGATTTTCTGCAGCTTATCGGCGTCGTGCAAAGAATCCATCGGATTTAAGTGAACAAGATTTTAATAATagtaaaatcaaattatatcCCGATCAAACGGATAATTTCATACACAATGTTATCgataattcattgatgaattcatatcagaaatttgttgaaaatattgcCGAATCATTTGGATATAATCCTAGTACTGTGAGAATACCGGTAATGGTGCAAGAAGTTGTACATGGAAAATTAGATCTAGAAAATGGTTATGTACTTTTGGACAATTTGATTGCCGGTTCATTGGTGGCTATTATTTATACAACACCATTATTAATGTCCGGTATGGTATTGGTGATGGAAAGAAAAGATAATATTATTGAAAGAACATTTGTCAATGGTGCTACATCCATAGAAGTATTTTTAACACATTTGATTACATTAATGTTAAGTCTGATTATTCAAGtgatcattttattgtttgttgcaATAATTGTATTCGATGTGTCAGTATTGGGACCATTAAGTGAAGTTTATCTGATGTTATATTTACAAGGTTTAACCGGCATATTTATCGGTCTACTTATATCGGCAAtatcgaaaaatgaaattgttgctgtggtgagtatttttttttctgttagatttttttttcttaaaaatcaaaatttaatgtttatttttttcccaaattCAAATAGTTACTATCACTTGGTATGGTATTTCCATTATGGATGATAAGCGGTGTATTCTGGCCActtgaatcaattgatgcATGGTTACAGAAAATATTCTGGATGGCACCATTATCCTATCCAATTCGTTCAACACATCATATGTTTAGACGTGGATGGACATTTGCTCAACATGAAGTTTTTATGGGATATGTCAGTagttttatttataatattATTCTACTGGTTACAAACGTCCTCGTCTTTCATTTTACCTCACAATagtattttcattttcatgatttttttttacatattgcaactttttttaccatttctCGTTGAGCTTACGTTTTTCAATGTATTTGAGAAAAAcagaaacggaaaaaaataaatcatcaacaccagaatttttaatcatcatgaacaaaatgaaacaaaacaaaacagaacagaaaaaaactattattattgtacaacaacatattgatcatcatcatcatcaaacaaacatgaatggaaaaccagaaaaaaattgatgaataaattttcctATTTATAATacgaattaattaattgttgaTTAGTTAATTGCCTAttgcaaatcatcatcaagaagaAATCATTATCGTCCACAAATAGCAacattcgattgtttttttttttgttgttgtttcattaaataccggattttttgtttccatcgccatcaccaccaccaccaccactacaatgattgtgaataaattaattttagtTCAAACCTTGAAAACTCTTCATtctaatacaaaaaaaataataatttccaatgaaatctaacaaaattcatccaacgactagtagtagtagtaggaGATTAAAGtcagttttattttattaataaaaaaattccaatgaatcaagaaattctttaggaatttttttttttcgatggaacaaacaaaaatccaaaattctaatgaaaaaaataataataaattagtCATTTCATACACGGAAAACATTGAACATACAAATGACGATAATAAGATTATGAGATAGAGATTCTTCAGtagagagaagaaaaaaaaaacgccaaAAACCAGAGAGAACTagatgaatgataaataataaataaaatatatatattgttgtcgttCAAGATCaatgtgaaacaaacaaagaaaaaaaacaagaaaaatccGATTACGTAAActaagcgaaaaaaaattttttttttgtttcaactttaaatatataaaaattgatgatgatgatgatgatgattggccgTATTGTAGATATTTGTGCGTCATAttcgttattattttgtCCTCGATcttgtgaatttttcttgttttttagtttctcatttttttttctttccaacgAAAGAGGTCAATCAATGggacacaaacaaaaaaaaaagagaagagAAGACAAAGATGAAGACGAAAAAATCActggacatcatcatcatcatcaaattattgaCGATCGGTCAAGCTTATATTAcgtaaagatttttttctttcgttcgttcgttcattcgtttcatttcttcTGCACTTTCG
This is a stretch of genomic DNA from Dermatophagoides farinae isolate YC_2012a chromosome 2, ASM2471394v1, whole genome shotgun sequence. It encodes these proteins:
- the LOC124496386 gene encoding ABC transporter G family member 23 isoform X1, producing MKLVVHIVVSDTKKKRKMSNTEEIINLSLSSPAPSPSSSSEQHPVVEIESNHSNMVIIQSNNNNNDDNDEKLLNNDEIKDNSDDQSSSSSSSTSTSTSSSSSSSSSLHSSSSSLSLKPHSQQSSSITMEMKNEKQPEKSSSSYNNNNNDDDNIKRKDSSQEEIVQKLMNQVQSYINECFEMEEMPEKNTNNNDSSTSSSKPVINQDLSSVAILPIEVNNQQQIVETKPQFNVTPVNNNNNNNNNNSRVMTIPSIHITNEHGQDRRISIDINHQNNNNNDTQTSMDNNNNNNNNNNSSYKQQKQQQKVAVVIKNVSFSYTKKTNVLSNINLVVPKAQIFALLGASGCGKTTLLRIILGRLKPKKGDVQVFGARPGGIHSNIPGSGVGFMPQELAMFPSFTIAETLYYFGLLHHIPKDEIIKRTDFMIELLNLPPKDRKIEQCSGGQQRRASIALTLFHSPPLLILDEPTVGVDPLLRLKIWQYLEYLCINNRMTIIITTHYIEESRRANNLAFMRFGRILAQDSPDSLLQKYNTTVLEDVFLQLCQHDCGEIKQKHSLKKQDSSKEQTDIYEPELEQIRSKFYNFTVDKIRLKALFFKNIVNLKRNPLLFFFFLLLPTIQIVLFCISVYKSPDNIEVSIFNNDTKPLSKRFLDLIDERLLRVNHYNSLDEAIQTVINGKAWLAIEMSDRFSAAYRRRAKNPSDLSEQDFNNSKIKLYPDQTDNFIHNVIDNSLMNSYQKFVENIAESFGYNPSTVRIPVMVQEVVHGKLDLENGYVLLDNLIAGSLVAIIYTTPLLMSGMVLVMERKDNIIERTFVNGATSIEVFLTHLITLMLSLIIQVIILLFVAIIVFDVSVLGPLSEVYLMLYLQGLTGIFIGLLISAISKNEIVAVLLSLGMVFPLWMISGVFWPLESIDAWLQKIFWMAPLSYPIRSTHHMFRRGWTFAQHEVFMGYVSSFIYNIILLVTNVLVFHFTSQ
- the LOC124499272 gene encoding L-sorbose 1-dehydrogenase yields the protein MATTASLTTQLLAISVISLQRQILHNNNVNRTELDTNNYDYIIVGSGSAGAVVANRLAAFNQSSLRILLLEAGGAQSVVSDMPGLTPWLVGSEMDWQYLTIPQTNIGQAFRDQRIRQPKGKVIGGTSTINWMLYNRGNRRSYDNWYTTYGCDGWDYNSILPYFIRSENNTSPKIVQENRGYHGTNGPMGVSPMAHPDPMLYVFQQQMNSFGIPTIDINGESQMGTMIYELTVNNGTRCSTGNSYIDPNPYPNNLHIMANSFVTKILFEHNNQTNNITAIGVEFIRNGNNYTVMANNEVILSAGCIASPQILMLSGIGPRQHLESMNITVIADLPVGENFQDHVFIHHYYGVKNHSLLNEAVGPTVEQLYEYYINQTGPLTQLPNSITFFSTKTNDNPEWPNAVIDVNAYSVLRNLTETVSSYGINLQQWADFWTPYLGKQYLLVTSAIYRTYSRGTIRLATKNPFDQPLIDPRYLSDPRDLQALVDMTKILFYVTQTGEFPKYAEIFSQPIPGCQFCPDRPLYQCDSYVRCIIRQVADTALHPGGACRMGSTNRTDIVVDPRLRVIGVDRLRVIDSSIIPELANANTHAASVMIGERGVQFIIDELSSSASSI
- the LOC124496386 gene encoding ABC transporter G family member 23 isoform X2, whose product is MSNTEEIINLSLSSPAPSPSSSSEQHPVVEIESNHSNMVIIQSNNNNNDDNDEKLLNNDEIKDNSDDQSSSSSSSTSTSTSSSSSSSSSLHSSSSSLSLKPHSQQSSSITMEMKNEKQPEKSSSSYNNNNNDDDNIKRKDSSQEEIVQKLMNQVQSYINECFEMEEMPEKNTNNNDSSTSSSKPVINQDLSSVAILPIEVNNQQQIVETKPQFNVTPVNNNNNNNNNNSRVMTIPSIHITNEHGQDRRISIDINHQNNNNNDTQTSMDNNNNNNNNNNSSYKQQKQQQKVAVVIKNVSFSYTKKTNVLSNINLVVPKAQIFALLGASGCGKTTLLRIILGRLKPKKGDVQVFGARPGGIHSNIPGSGVGFMPQELAMFPSFTIAETLYYFGLLHHIPKDEIIKRTDFMIELLNLPPKDRKIEQCSGGQQRRASIALTLFHSPPLLILDEPTVGVDPLLRLKIWQYLEYLCINNRMTIIITTHYIEESRRANNLAFMRFGRILAQDSPDSLLQKYNTTVLEDVFLQLCQHDCGEIKQKHSLKKQDSSKEQTDIYEPELEQIRSKFYNFTVDKIRLKALFFKNIVNLKRNPLLFFFFLLLPTIQIVLFCISVYKSPDNIEVSIFNNDTKPLSKRFLDLIDERLLRVNHYNSLDEAIQTVINGKAWLAIEMSDRFSAAYRRRAKNPSDLSEQDFNNSKIKLYPDQTDNFIHNVIDNSLMNSYQKFVENIAESFGYNPSTVRIPVMVQEVVHGKLDLENGYVLLDNLIAGSLVAIIYTTPLLMSGMVLVMERKDNIIERTFVNGATSIEVFLTHLITLMLSLIIQVIILLFVAIIVFDVSVLGPLSEVYLMLYLQGLTGIFIGLLISAISKNEIVAVLLSLGMVFPLWMISGVFWPLESIDAWLQKIFWMAPLSYPIRSTHHMFRRGWTFAQHEVFMGYVSSFIYNIILLVTNVLVFHFTSQ